Proteins found in one Aquibium microcysteis genomic segment:
- the apaG gene encoding Co2+/Mg2+ efflux protein ApaG, whose product MYRSITRNIEVSVEPFYLDDRSDPSESHYVWAYRVTIANHSDEHVQLISRYWHITDGTGRVEEVRGAGVVGEQPALDPGDSFQYTSGCPLATPSGIMVGRYTMRSRSGETFEVDIPAFSLDLPNAARTVN is encoded by the coding sequence ATGTATCGGTCCATCACACGCAACATCGAGGTCAGCGTCGAGCCGTTCTATCTCGACGACCGCTCCGACCCGTCGGAGAGCCACTACGTATGGGCCTATCGCGTGACGATCGCCAACCACTCCGACGAGCACGTTCAGTTGATCTCGCGCTACTGGCACATCACCGACGGCACGGGACGGGTGGAAGAAGTGCGCGGTGCGGGCGTCGTCGGCGAGCAGCCGGCACTCGATCCCGGCGACAGCTTCCAGTACACCTCCGGCTGTCCACTCGCGACGCCCTCGGGCATCATGGTCGGGCGCTACACCATGCGGTCGCGGTCCGGCGAGACGTTCGAGGTGGACATCCCCGCCTTCTCGCTCGACCTTCCGAACGCCGCCCGGACGGTCAACTGA
- a CDS encoding Hsp33 family molecular chaperone, whose protein sequence is MLGEFGFAGDDVVVPFQVAPLDMRGRAVQVGPMLDQILGRHAYPEPVARLLGECVVLTALLGSSLKFDGKFILQTQSDGPVDMLVADFTSPGSMRAYARFDAERLAEAQAQGRTEPQDLLGKGILAMTIDQGVHTQRYQGIVQLDGISLEEVARTYFRQSEQIPTEVRLAVARQVLPGADGSRESWRAGGILAQFLPEAPERLRMPDLPGGDGDDGEIDDSMVDDAWVEVMSLLATVAPDELFDPTIGTERLLYRLFHEHGVVVFEGVPVADDCSCSREKIHAVLSGFTAEEIVDSIEDGTIRVTCEFCSTEYTFDPAEFVGKQ, encoded by the coding sequence ATGCTCGGCGAGTTCGGCTTCGCGGGCGACGACGTCGTCGTGCCGTTCCAGGTCGCGCCGCTCGACATGCGCGGCCGTGCCGTGCAGGTCGGGCCGATGCTCGATCAGATCCTCGGCCGCCACGCCTATCCCGAGCCGGTTGCCCGGCTGCTCGGCGAATGCGTGGTGCTGACGGCCCTGCTCGGAAGCTCGCTCAAGTTCGACGGCAAGTTCATCCTGCAGACCCAGTCGGACGGACCCGTCGACATGCTGGTGGCCGACTTCACGTCGCCGGGATCGATGCGCGCCTATGCCCGCTTCGATGCCGAACGGCTCGCCGAGGCGCAGGCGCAGGGCCGTACCGAACCGCAGGACCTGCTCGGCAAGGGCATCCTCGCGATGACCATCGACCAGGGCGTCCACACGCAGCGCTACCAGGGCATCGTCCAGCTCGACGGCATTTCGCTCGAGGAGGTCGCGCGGACCTATTTCCGCCAGTCCGAGCAGATCCCGACCGAGGTGAGGCTTGCCGTGGCTCGGCAGGTGCTGCCCGGCGCGGACGGCAGCCGCGAGAGCTGGCGCGCCGGCGGCATCCTGGCGCAGTTCCTGCCGGAGGCGCCGGAGCGTCTGCGCATGCCGGACCTGCCGGGCGGCGACGGCGACGACGGTGAGATCGACGACAGCATGGTCGACGACGCCTGGGTGGAAGTGATGTCGCTTCTGGCGACGGTGGCGCCCGACGAACTCTTCGATCCGACGATCGGCACCGAGCGGCTGCTCTACCGCCTGTTCCACGAGCATGGCGTCGTCGTCTTCGAGGGCGTGCCGGTGGCCGACGACTGCTCCTGTTCGCGCGAGAAGATCCATGCCGTGCTCAGCGGCTTCACGGCCGAGGAGATCGTCGACAGCATCGAGGACGGCACGATCCGCGTCACCTGCGAGTTCTGCTCGACCGAATATACGTTCGACCCGGCGGAGTTCGTCGGGAAGCAGTAG
- the argF gene encoding ornithine carbamoyltransferase, whose translation MNGKPRHFTDLSAVSASDLRLILDDAKARKARLKAGERERPFDGKVLAMIFDKPSTRTRVSFDVGMRQLGGETIMLTGTEMQLGRSETIADTAKVLSRYVDVIMIRTTSHDRLMELAQNATVPVINGLTDDTHPCQLMADVMTYEEHRGEVTGKRFAWTGDGNNVLHSLIEAAARFRFGVNVAVPKGSEPEASYVEWARGEGADVRFFDDAVEAVTGVDCVVTDTWVSMGQEHRARGHNVFQPFQVNADLMRHARPEALFMHCLPAHRGEEVTDEVIDGPQSVVFDEAENRLHAQKAVLAWCLSGAALG comes from the coding sequence ATGAATGGCAAGCCGCGGCACTTCACCGATCTTTCGGCCGTTTCGGCCTCCGATCTGCGCCTGATCCTCGACGACGCCAAGGCGCGCAAGGCGCGGCTGAAAGCCGGCGAGCGCGAAAGGCCGTTCGATGGCAAGGTGCTGGCGATGATCTTCGACAAGCCGTCGACCCGCACACGCGTCTCCTTCGACGTCGGCATGCGCCAGCTGGGCGGCGAGACCATCATGCTGACCGGCACAGAGATGCAGCTCGGGCGGTCCGAGACGATCGCCGACACCGCAAAGGTTCTGTCGCGATACGTCGACGTCATCATGATCCGCACGACCTCTCACGACCGGTTGATGGAACTGGCGCAGAACGCGACCGTGCCGGTGATCAACGGGCTGACGGACGACACGCATCCCTGCCAACTGATGGCCGACGTCATGACCTACGAGGAACATCGCGGTGAGGTGACCGGCAAGCGCTTCGCCTGGACCGGCGATGGCAACAACGTGCTGCACTCGCTGATCGAGGCGGCCGCGCGGTTCCGCTTCGGGGTCAACGTCGCCGTGCCGAAGGGCAGCGAACCGGAGGCTTCCTATGTCGAATGGGCGCGGGGCGAGGGCGCGGACGTGCGCTTCTTCGACGATGCGGTCGAGGCGGTGACGGGCGTGGACTGCGTGGTCACCGACACCTGGGTGTCGATGGGCCAGGAGCACCGCGCGCGCGGCCACAACGTCTTTCAACCCTTCCAGGTCAATGCAGACCTGATGCGCCACGCACGGCCGGAGGCGCTCTTCATGCACTGCCTGCCCGCGCATCGCGGCGAGGAGGTGACCGACGAGGTGATCGACGGACCGCAGTCGGTCGTGTTCGACGAGGCGGAAAATCGTCTGCATGCGCAGAAGGCGGTCCTCGCCTGGTGCCTGTCGGGAGCCGCCCTTGGCTGA